A genomic window from Flavobacterium phycosphaerae includes:
- a CDS encoding RHS repeat-associated core domain-containing protein: protein MYTDTDGSLSQIEVEYTGVTSTNPSGYTPQIVSTAVVQTGGYVYPQDLLLLDDFIGKWKESWAKSLVKYHPEYCYLEYSNNLCQLIKKTVVKQFSVNAGVTTETGSVTRFLNSDEYDGYLNYLDTYQKAYQAGLFDLASPMMSNPNIYSGDPYFQIINGETPNLLAWRQSIMLEALNSQYETYLLNQNGLATDPLNYAKMFQAAVIMARCNAIQVCNFNDVSLTSSSFTSLSPNAQEIIKNRIWNTYKNLYISLKQKIKHVFINAYAKSNGCFNGCIGTGGSDNITNVINNYTAYNGNNTYEEINTYIAANNPTSTTTIPLCSLPQAAAYGAKIKKFIPIDFGYDSGNLGGSLNQLLALNNYQYYLQTGNCPLINDLNLFISGLFEDVNLTTSSSLVGWNQIGQGLTANLFHELTGTPMPTTLTPTMGVTINGSDLNFTFAPIVPSYVASASQLVLTLPASANLSWNNYSMGNSSNDWHIIACSQLYYDVLTSNLSANPPIYGFQIIARIQQGSGTFRDVILTGKTIAKIGACHLEGQSGTGEVITPVVTACNDKKIQFQDAFKALYNHLLQTNHLFDSAYDLTSDPFYMSSFLRTMFGSTASDNVTWTGTQQTDHYLFQIFKNSTSMLALQFWTESFIDNGIIPQDLISLSVDNYIYEPQNSTNEAGNYITSIFNVDNGTITVGGTLTNCQGQYCPGETKKPLYLLCCSPCGEWDYNGNGIGDICDGNNGNCGTVDTDGDGIFDNCDNCPTIKNADQADADNDGIGDVCDSEGNPHLTSCPITQEEEVAYENRLRDVLNFLILPGNHSIATYNNQTQYTAYGPIQSNAVISTFIQQCNLESHFQALRDYLVAWQNTNYNLPVGPFINYGLYYNTTGGAMLYFNNGDTSNTSNITIQLHLPDVDHINYIDMTDTFFGNVSYVDHVGITHVLNHILISNYTKFNTQGEWIGSRFCNFISNDYDPLSNRNSASAEGVVSFKGDPVINQSPITINRGDAPPVNAPYTAACECIPQTVAPVACEEKYTKYTKYLAEHNLPTITVMPQQAFCDLSLQYVVDSYVYYMSTLNVQSADDPNFLTIAQFGETDLHYGYNQINQVINNYLVYCLENQDDPERVYWNDYVNTIYMAGPHGCPPGPMPAYSPAITLQDPCKELMANVTATYQLDSYNAYIQYLRKEFIRQYIEQAIKYAVENFKMTYGDQEYQHTLYYYDQAGNLIQTVAPEGVSNLGVSLNASINNFRNHPNAIENPLLTPAHGFKTEYKYNSLNQLVWQNTPDGGMTRFAYDALGRIIASQNDNQRIVDVETGREKYSYSVYDFLGRIIEAGEVFVKPGDYNISDEGRLIFGGNAVNDFSGTTNIRREVTITVYTEDPLVESPSIFASSLFVTNTSPDFIPAHNNRNRVTGIFYYDQLDVLDKFTNAIFYNYDVHGNVKELLTYITSLKNLPCSPTGVINEETGQLNDCEKHLKRVVYDYDLISGNVNKVTFQPNKIDQFIHKYNYDADNRLLNVETSPDGVVWEEDAAYKYYPHGPLGRTQIGDKKVQGQDYSYTLQGWIKSVNGENIMSPNNDMGNDGNMSGETKTKDAYGYSLSYFDNDQFTDYRAIEGDNGDAGYAPLMFSRDNSIPGNNRNLFNGNIKQMTTGVRINEEEVLSVQKNNYTYDQLNRIVSLTSNAIKPKENGSGGFTDSYLSNYTYDRNGNIKTLLRKALNNDGSIDVMDDLKYDYQSNNNKLTMVHDESSPANESEFENDLEDQIHQIQLIYPDYVYNPDDNNTGNYIYDQIGQLIQDKSEQLTIKWRVDGKVKGIIKGSGDSYTYVDFEYDGLGNRIAKSIHQNFSESGNTTYYCRDAQGNVLGVYDLKNKRGRLNLFLKEHDIYGSSRVGLEEKNTVVYSSVPLYEGPIKDYGKSTLVNDRENAVAEKCEIQVPPLPSENSMSRMSSCIGDPVVRDYSLNFGLNKSATWNFNAAMITNPLPTNISLNTSVTINNNLSIPVSSIYTDLSKLIFNATAPVNGINISTLSPIPSCFTLVQNGDTTSVQRPTGCPSTSMAPSNTIFALNQSGSVEYTITGDINKYNGVTVGFVANGVYYGIRTIIAAGDLVFNKMVGGVSSFVTSIPLTSFNSSYQPTVRIRKAYRGVEFTIPNNAANVDVLVNDSATNTRFNAYSATLRVDFANTNTSILNLKVVPEPIYDVTTEVKLSVRKNAADSYKPRVTINKYSRIINSIDPTNTILNSYEATAVANVPSNFELDFTTNFSSTSGVLKINGAQNQSLTSNWVPSNTPTVGAITIPTGSNRIGNFSTMYDFDVCYFNYNFNNLIVDNYNFDDNANPLSPTGSPSSNAIMNQNGAVRQYGPCLLDQDEDGLYDIYEVVFDSPTSVTYAEIDTDGDGCPNHLDADDDGDGINTIYEGANNDGDHNPNTGTVLNTDAASATNPDGIPNYLDSDDDGDGLFTLYEGPAPDGGILSTDTDTDGNPNYLDNDDDNDGLYTFYESADPDGNHIPYDAINTDSYPTLNTNSGIIDSLPNYLDTDDDGDGILTINEYSDPNGDGNPADAVNTDITNSSGNQYVAIDGIPNYLDVDDDGDGYQTWEIIEGGPGYVNYPIPGAEYTMDTDGNGIPNYLDYNHAIFDPTGPFSYKNYKNLVGDKRYELKNHLGNVLVVINDKKIPYKPYASIPFFNADVIAYNDYYPFGSLVPKRHGGIDDYRYGFQGQEKDDEIKGEGNSLNYDFRMHDPRIGRFFAIDPLTAKYPWNSPYAFSENRVIDRVELEGLEAAKVTISGRATFLIVSVAIGVSVVVAPNGISLFVTPEGGVGAGVSIGAGLSVSLFPNVTNSEQLGGWGVSLGGSAMGNGGDLEISLQQDKNGHVNDTKMGAGGAIPKVGGGAGIEFHATVGYSFLIGTVTWEELGDTIEDWAEEAGIPVKDLKKAIDAAKNYYTMQVEQEKSNSNTPDKKETKKVETNKAEKKKTETKKTENKKAEAKKPEAKKPEKKKTEKKKS from the coding sequence ATGTATACCGATACAGACGGAAGTTTATCACAAATTGAAGTTGAATATACAGGTGTGACGAGTACCAACCCTAGTGGATATACACCTCAAATAGTTTCTACCGCCGTTGTTCAAACGGGTGGTTACGTTTATCCTCAGGATTTACTATTACTTGATGATTTCATTGGCAAATGGAAGGAGTCTTGGGCAAAGTCCCTTGTTAAATACCATCCAGAGTACTGTTATTTAGAATATTCTAACAATTTATGTCAATTAATAAAAAAAACAGTTGTAAAACAATTTTCAGTTAATGCTGGTGTAACCACTGAGACGGGTTCTGTTACAAGGTTTTTAAATTCAGATGAGTATGATGGTTATTTGAATTATTTAGATACATATCAGAAGGCTTACCAAGCAGGCTTATTTGATTTAGCAAGCCCAATGATGAGCAATCCAAATATATATAGCGGTGACCCTTATTTTCAAATTATAAATGGAGAGACCCCTAATCTACTTGCTTGGAGACAAAGTATAATGCTTGAAGCTTTAAATAGTCAATACGAAACCTATTTATTAAACCAAAACGGATTAGCTACTGACCCATTAAATTACGCCAAAATGTTCCAAGCTGCGGTTATTATGGCTAGATGTAACGCAATTCAGGTATGTAATTTCAATGATGTCAGTTTAACGAGTTCAAGTTTTACAAGCTTGTCACCTAATGCCCAAGAAATCATTAAAAATAGAATATGGAATACGTATAAAAATTTATACATTTCTTTAAAACAAAAAATCAAGCATGTTTTTATTAATGCTTATGCCAAATCAAATGGTTGTTTCAACGGATGTATAGGGACAGGTGGTTCAGATAATATTACGAATGTAATCAATAATTATACTGCATATAACGGAAATAATACCTATGAAGAAATCAATACTTATATAGCTGCAAATAATCCAACTTCAACCACAACTATACCTTTATGTTCTTTGCCACAAGCTGCGGCATATGGTGCTAAGATTAAGAAGTTCATTCCAATTGATTTTGGGTATGATTCTGGAAATTTAGGTGGTTCTTTAAATCAGTTGTTAGCTCTTAATAATTATCAATATTATTTACAAACGGGAAATTGTCCATTGATAAATGATTTAAACTTGTTTATAAGTGGTCTTTTTGAAGATGTTAATTTGACAACATCTTCCAGTTTAGTAGGCTGGAATCAAATAGGGCAGGGATTGACAGCAAATTTATTTCATGAACTTACAGGGACTCCTATGCCAACTACTTTAACCCCAACTATGGGAGTTACTATAAATGGTTCGGATTTAAACTTTACTTTTGCCCCTATAGTGCCAAGCTATGTTGCTTCTGCATCACAACTGGTATTGACACTTCCTGCTTCAGCTAATTTAAGCTGGAATAATTATTCAATGGGTAATAGCAGTAATGATTGGCATATTATTGCTTGTAGCCAATTGTATTATGATGTACTTACCTCTAACTTATCGGCTAATCCACCGATTTATGGTTTCCAGATTATTGCCAGGATACAACAAGGTTCAGGGACTTTTAGAGATGTTATATTAACTGGAAAAACGATTGCTAAAATTGGTGCTTGTCATCTTGAGGGACAGTCAGGAACAGGTGAAGTTATTACGCCAGTAGTAACAGCCTGTAATGATAAAAAAATACAATTTCAAGATGCTTTTAAAGCACTTTATAATCATTTATTACAGACAAATCATTTATTTGATAGCGCTTATGATTTAACGAGTGACCCATTTTATATGAGTAGTTTTTTAAGAACTATGTTTGGCTCAACTGCTTCTGATAATGTTACATGGACCGGAACTCAACAGACAGATCATTATTTATTTCAAATATTTAAGAATTCTACCAGTATGCTTGCTTTGCAATTTTGGACAGAAAGCTTTATTGATAATGGTATAATACCACAAGATTTGATTTCATTATCCGTTGATAATTATATTTATGAACCTCAAAATTCAACCAATGAAGCCGGAAATTATATAACGAGTATTTTTAACGTTGATAACGGAACAATTACAGTAGGAGGAACTTTAACGAATTGTCAAGGGCAATATTGTCCTGGTGAGACTAAAAAACCATTGTATTTGCTATGTTGTTCTCCATGTGGCGAATGGGATTATAATGGGAATGGTATTGGAGATATCTGTGATGGTAATAATGGAAATTGTGGTACAGTAGATACTGATGGAGATGGTATTTTTGATAATTGTGATAATTGTCCAACAATTAAGAATGCCGATCAAGCTGATGCGGATAATGATGGTATTGGTGATGTATGTGATTCTGAGGGTAATCCACATCTCACATCATGTCCAATAACTCAAGAAGAAGAAGTTGCATATGAGAATAGACTTAGAGATGTTCTGAATTTTTTAATATTGCCAGGAAATCATTCCATAGCTACTTATAATAATCAGACACAATATACTGCTTATGGTCCAATACAAAGTAATGCTGTCATTTCTACATTTATTCAGCAATGCAATTTAGAGTCTCATTTTCAGGCATTAAGAGATTACCTTGTTGCTTGGCAGAATACAAATTACAATCTTCCAGTTGGTCCTTTTATAAACTATGGTTTATATTATAATACCACAGGAGGAGCTATGTTATATTTTAATAATGGGGATACATCAAATACTTCGAATATTACTATTCAATTGCATTTGCCCGATGTAGACCATATTAATTATATTGATATGACAGATACATTTTTTGGAAATGTAAGCTATGTTGACCATGTTGGTATTACTCATGTTCTTAATCACATACTAATATCTAATTATACTAAGTTTAATACTCAGGGAGAGTGGATTGGTAGTCGTTTCTGTAATTTTATAAGCAACGATTATGATCCTTTAAGCAACAGGAATAGTGCTTCTGCTGAAGGAGTTGTTTCATTTAAAGGTGACCCAGTTATTAATCAATCACCAATAACTATAAATAGAGGCGATGCTCCACCTGTAAATGCGCCTTATACAGCCGCTTGTGAATGCATCCCACAAACGGTAGCTCCAGTAGCTTGTGAAGAAAAATACACAAAGTATACGAAGTATTTAGCTGAGCATAATTTGCCTACCATTACTGTAATGCCCCAACAAGCATTTTGTGATTTGAGTTTACAATATGTAGTTGATTCTTATGTTTATTACATGAGTACTTTAAATGTTCAGTCTGCTGATGATCCAAACTTTCTGACTATAGCGCAGTTTGGAGAAACCGATTTGCATTATGGTTATAACCAAATAAACCAGGTTATAAACAACTATTTGGTCTATTGTTTAGAAAATCAAGATGACCCCGAGAGAGTATATTGGAATGATTATGTAAATACTATATATATGGCTGGCCCTCATGGATGTCCACCAGGTCCAATGCCTGCCTATTCTCCAGCGATTACTCTTCAAGATCCTTGTAAAGAATTAATGGCTAATGTAACAGCAACATATCAGTTGGATTCTTATAATGCCTATATACAATATTTGCGTAAAGAATTTATTAGACAGTACATTGAACAAGCTATTAAATATGCTGTTGAAAATTTCAAAATGACATATGGAGATCAAGAGTATCAACACACTTTATATTATTATGATCAAGCCGGAAATTTAATTCAAACTGTAGCACCTGAGGGAGTATCTAATTTAGGTGTTAGTTTAAACGCTTCAATTAATAATTTCAGAAATCATCCTAATGCTATTGAAAACCCTTTGTTAACCCCTGCTCATGGATTTAAAACTGAGTATAAGTACAATTCGCTAAACCAATTAGTATGGCAGAATACACCTGATGGTGGCATGACAAGATTTGCATATGACGCTTTAGGCAGGATTATAGCCTCTCAAAATGATAACCAACGGATTGTAGATGTAGAAACAGGAAGAGAAAAATACAGCTATTCGGTTTATGATTTTTTAGGGCGAATAATTGAAGCAGGCGAAGTATTTGTTAAGCCTGGAGATTATAATATAAGTGATGAAGGAAGGTTAATATTCGGAGGAAATGCAGTGAATGACTTTTCAGGAACCACAAATATTAGAAGAGAAGTAACTATTACGGTTTATACAGAAGATCCTCTAGTGGAATCGCCCAGCATATTTGCTTCAAGTTTATTTGTAACCAATACATCACCTGATTTTATTCCGGCTCATAACAACAGAAACAGGGTTACAGGAATTTTTTACTATGATCAACTAGATGTTCTTGATAAATTTACCAATGCAATTTTTTACAATTATGATGTTCATGGTAATGTCAAAGAATTGCTTACTTATATTACTTCTTTAAAGAATTTACCTTGTAGCCCTACAGGTGTAATTAATGAGGAAACAGGACAACTCAACGACTGTGAAAAGCATCTTAAAAGAGTAGTTTATGATTATGATTTAATCAGTGGAAATGTTAATAAGGTGACTTTTCAACCAAATAAAATAGACCAATTTATCCATAAATATAATTATGATGCGGATAATAGGTTACTCAATGTTGAAACCTCACCTGATGGAGTTGTTTGGGAAGAAGATGCGGCGTATAAATACTATCCACACGGCCCACTGGGAAGAACCCAAATAGGGGATAAGAAAGTCCAAGGACAAGACTATAGTTATACCTTACAAGGTTGGATAAAATCGGTTAATGGAGAAAATATAATGTCACCTAATAATGATATGGGGAATGATGGCAATATGTCGGGAGAAACTAAAACAAAAGATGCTTACGGTTATTCTCTAAGTTATTTTGATAATGATCAATTTACGGATTATAGAGCTATTGAAGGAGATAATGGTGATGCTGGTTACGCTCCCTTAATGTTTAGTAGAGACAATTCAATTCCAGGAAATAACAGGAATTTATTTAATGGTAATATTAAACAAATGACTACTGGTGTTAGAATTAATGAAGAAGAGGTTCTTTCAGTTCAAAAAAATAATTATACGTATGATCAGCTTAATAGAATAGTTTCATTGACCTCTAATGCTATAAAACCTAAAGAAAATGGTTCAGGTGGTTTTACGGATAGCTATTTATCCAATTATACTTATGATAGGAATGGGAATATTAAAACACTTCTTAGGAAAGCATTAAATAATGATGGTTCCATTGATGTAATGGATGATTTAAAATATGATTATCAATCGAACAATAATAAATTAACTATGGTTCATGATGAATCTTCTCCGGCTAATGAATCAGAATTTGAAAATGACCTAGAAGATCAAATTCATCAAATCCAATTAATATATCCGGACTATGTTTATAACCCTGATGATAATAATACAGGAAATTATATTTATGATCAAATAGGTCAGTTAATCCAAGATAAATCAGAACAGCTAACCATAAAATGGAGAGTTGATGGGAAGGTTAAAGGGATTATAAAAGGTTCAGGAGATTCTTATACTTATGTTGATTTTGAATATGATGGTCTTGGTAATAGAATAGCTAAATCTATACATCAAAATTTTTCTGAATCCGGTAATACAACATACTATTGTAGAGATGCTCAAGGTAATGTGCTTGGGGTATATGATTTAAAAAATAAGCGAGGTAGATTAAATTTATTTTTAAAAGAACACGATATTTATGGTAGTAGCCGAGTAGGGCTAGAAGAAAAAAATACCGTAGTGTATAGTAGTGTACCTTTATATGAGGGGCCTATTAAAGATTATGGAAAATCTACTTTGGTAAATGATAGAGAAAATGCGGTTGCAGAAAAGTGCGAAATTCAGGTTCCACCATTACCATCTGAAAATAGCATGTCAAGAATGTCATCTTGTATTGGAGACCCTGTAGTTAGAGATTATTCATTAAACTTTGGGTTAAATAAATCAGCTACATGGAATTTTAATGCGGCCATGATTACCAATCCACTACCAACTAACATTTCATTAAATACTAGTGTTACGATTAATAACAATTTATCAATACCAGTAAGTTCCATTTATACTGATTTATCGAAATTAATTTTTAATGCTACTGCTCCTGTAAATGGAATTAATATTAGTACACTTTCTCCAATTCCATCTTGTTTTACTCTAGTACAGAATGGGGATACTACTTCTGTTCAAAGGCCAACGGGGTGCCCTTCTACTTCAATGGCGCCATCTAATACTATTTTTGCTCTGAATCAATCAGGATCGGTTGAATATACGATAACAGGAGATATTAATAAATATAATGGAGTAACGGTTGGTTTTGTTGCCAATGGTGTCTATTATGGAATTAGGACTATTATAGCTGCTGGTGATCTTGTATTTAACAAAATGGTTGGAGGAGTAAGTTCATTTGTCACTTCTATTCCGTTGACTAGTTTTAATTCAAGTTATCAGCCTACCGTAAGAATAAGAAAAGCCTACAGAGGAGTCGAGTTTACTATTCCTAATAATGCCGCAAATGTTGATGTACTAGTAAATGATAGTGCAACTAACACGAGATTTAATGCTTACTCTGCTACTTTGAGAGTTGATTTTGCAAATACTAATACATCTATATTAAACCTAAAAGTAGTCCCTGAACCAATTTATGATGTTACTACAGAAGTAAAACTTTCGGTTAGAAAAAATGCCGCGGATTCTTATAAACCAAGAGTTACCATCAATAAATATTCAAGAATAATTAACAGCATTGATCCAACTAATACTATACTTAACTCCTATGAAGCTACTGCAGTTGCTAACGTGCCGAGTAATTTTGAACTTGACTTTACTACTAACTTCTCTTCAACATCTGGGGTACTTAAAATTAATGGAGCTCAAAATCAAAGTTTGACTTCAAATTGGGTTCCATCCAATACTCCCACTGTTGGAGCTATAACTATACCAACAGGCAGTAATAGAATAGGGAATTTCAGTACCATGTATGATTTTGATGTTTGTTATTTTAATTATAACTTTAATAATCTGATTGTTGATAATTATAATTTTGATGATAATGCGAATCCATTATCCCCAACTGGAAGCCCATCCTCAAATGCAATAATGAACCAAAATGGAGCAGTAAGACAATATGGTCCATGCTTGTTAGATCAAGATGAAGACGGACTTTATGATATATATGAAGTTGTATTTGACTCGCCTACCTCAGTAACTTATGCTGAAATAGATACAGATGGGGACGGTTGCCCTAACCATTTGGATGCTGATGATGACGGTGATGGAATTAATACCATTTATGAAGGAGCTAATAATGACGGCGATCATAATCCTAATACAGGTACAGTACTGAATACCGATGCAGCTTCAGCAACAAATCCTGATGGTATTCCAAATTATCTTGATTCTGATGATGATGGTGATGGTTTATTCACTTTATATGAAGGTCCGGCACCGGATGGAGGTATTTTGTCAACGGATACTGATACTGATGGTAATCCTAATTATCTAGATAATGACGATGATAATGATGGTTTATATACTTTTTATGAAAGTGCTGATCCTGACGGAAATCATATTCCTTATGATGCTATAAATACCGATAGTTATCCAACACTAAATACCAATAGTGGTATAATAGATAGTCTCCCTAACTATTTGGATACAGATGATGATGGTGATGGTATTTTAACCATTAATGAATATTCAGATCCAAATGGTGATGGTAATCCTGCTGACGCCGTAAATACTGATATTACTAATTCATCAGGAAACCAATATGTGGCTATTGATGGTATCCCGAATTATTTGGATGTAGATGATGATGGAGATGGCTATCAAACATGGGAAATCATCGAAGGAGGTCCGGGATATGTTAACTATCCTATCCCAGGAGCCGAATACACGATGGATACAGATGGTAATGGTATTCCTAATTATTTGGATTATAATCATGCTATTTTTGATCCAACCGGACCATTCTCCTATAAAAATTATAAAAACCTTGTTGGAGACAAAAGATATGAGCTTAAAAACCATTTAGGAAATGTACTAGTTGTTATTAATGATAAGAAGATACCTTACAAGCCATATGCGAGTATACCATTCTTTAATGCTGATGTTATTGCCTACAATGATTACTATCCTTTTGGAAGTCTAGTTCCTAAACGCCACGGTGGCATTGATGACTATCGTTATGGGTTCCAAGGACAGGAGAAAGATGATGAGATTAAGGGAGAAGGAAATTCTTTGAATTATGATTTTAGAATGCATGACCCGAGAATAGGGAGGTTTTTTGCGATTGATCCTTTAACTGCAAAATATCCTTGGAATAGTCCCTATGCATTTAGTGAAAATAGGGTTATTGATCGGGTTGAGCTAGAAGGTTTAGAAGCCGCTAAAGTTACAATAAGTGGAAGAGCAACATTTCTCATCGTATCAGTGGCTATTGGTGTTTCTGTTGTTGTAGCTCCTAATGGAATTTCGTTATTCGTAACTCCTGAAGGTGGAGTTGGTGCGGGGGTATCAATTGGCGCGGGATTGTCTGTTAGTTTATTTCCTAATGTTACAAACTCAGAACAATTAGGAGGCTGGGGAGTTAGTTTGGGAGGATCAGCAATGGGCAACGGTGGTGATTTAGAAATTTCATTACAACAAGACAAAAACGGGCATGTCAATGATACTAAAATGGGAGCTGGAGGTGCTATTCCAAAAGTAGGAGGTGGTGCCGGTATTGAGTTTCATGCTACCGTTGGCTATTCTTTTCTAATCGGAACTGTTACTTGGGAAGAACTAGGTGATACAATTGAAGATTGGGCAGAAGAAGCAGGTATTCCTGTTAAAGATTTAAAGAAAGCAATTGACGCTGCTAAAAATTACTACACTATGCAAGTTGAACAAGAAAAATCTAACTCAAATACTCCGGATAAAAAAGAAACTAAAAAAGTGGAAACTAATAAAGCCGAAAAGAAAAAGACGGAGACTAAAAAAACTGAAAATAAAAAAGCTGAGGCAAAAAAACCTGAAGCTAAAAAACCTGAAAAGAAAAAGACAGAAAAGAAAAAGTCGTAA